The Ornithinimicrobium sufpigmenti genome includes the window GTGATGACCTCGTCGTCCAGGTCGAACGACGCACCCCGGCCCGGGCCATGGGCGGTGAGGAACTGCTCAGGAACGATGAGCCGCGCCCGCGCGAGGCGCACGTCACGCATCCACGACGTGTAGGTCTCGTCGAGAGCGTCCATGAGGCCCTCGACGCCGTCGAAATCGGATCGGCCCAGGTTGCGGCCGACCGGGTGGGTGCGCCACGCCCGGTTGGGGGTCATGTTCGGCACGTGCACCACTGCCAGGCCGGGGGTCGCACCCTCGGTCAGCGCGCCGTCGGCGTTCACGGACTGGGCCAGGTGCCTGGTGGAGGCGTGCTCGGTGAGGGGGATGGCGCGGCCGAGGCTGTCGGCGGTGCCCTGGTAGAGGCCGTGCAGGACGATGCCGATGCCGTCGGCGAGTTCGTGCCGCTCCAGGTGTCGCACGACGAGGGTGGTGTCGCGGTGCACGACCCGCCAGAACGTGACGGCGACGAGCCGGCCGTAGCGGAACTCTGGCAGGGCGGCGTCGTAGTGGACGGTGGAGATGAACGGGCGGTCGGCCAGCTCCCGGTCCCAGGTGACGCGGTGGTAGCGGCCACCGAGCGCGGCACCGATCTCGGCGCCCTCGGCGAGGACCTGCACGGTGGCGTCGTCGAGGTAGGCCTGCAGCGCCTCGGCGGTCTTCTCGTCGTCGCTGGTGACGGTCGGCGGGTCGGCGTACAGCAGGTCGGACGAGGCCTGCGCCAGGTCGGCGGCGAGCGGGACGTGCAGCTGTGCGGGACGGCGGTTGCCGACGACCGGGCGGCCCCAGAAGAGGCGAGCGGCGGCACCGACGAGGCCGCCGGCGTACTGGGAGGGGCGGGTGCGGCCGGCGGGGGCGGAGTAGGCCTTGTTGAGCGCGTCGGGCGACCCGACGTACCAGGCATCCCAGCGAGCCATGGTGGCCAGCTGGTCGGTGTAGTCCTTGGGCGGCCAGGTGGCGCCGTTGTCAGGCAGCGGCATCGTGGTCCTCCTGGTCCTGGTCGGGGGCGTCAGCCGGGGCGAGCGGGACGAGGTCAGCCCAGTCGTGGCGGGACGTGTAGACCGCGTACCGCAGCGCGTCAGCCTCGTCGTCGTCGGCCTTGAGCGGTGCCGTCTCGCCCCGCTTGGTGGCCTTCGGGTCCCAGGCGTAGCCGGGGAGCTTGTCGATCAGGTGCGTGCAGGTGTCCGCCACGACGAGCTTGTCGACGGCGAGGAGTCCGGCGACGGTACGGATGCCGGACAGGACGTTCTTGTGGGCGTTGCGGACGTTGACCATGCCGTCGTGGAACAGCTGCCGCTTGAACGCGGCCGCTGCGGAGTCGACAGCGACCCACTCGGGTGCCTGCCATGCGGTGGGCTGGTCAGCGAGCCAGCGCCGCAGGTCCGTGGAGTATTCGCCGATCGTGCGTGGGCTGGGTGCCCACTCGGCCAGGACGTAGAGCCGGTAGCCGCCGTTGACGGGGTCGGGCCCGACGCCGAGGAGGTAGCCGCGGGTGGCGTGCACGTCGCCGTAGTCGACGCCGACGGTCAAGATCCGGTCCATGACTGGCAGCTGGTCGCGGGACAGGACGTGGCGGGTCTCGTCCCACGTCTCGTAGATCGCGCCCTCGGCCTGGACCCATTCGCCCTTGATAAACCGGCGGTACCAGAGCCCGGTGTACTCGCGCTTGATCTGGGCGACGTAGGCGGGGTCGAGGTGGGGGTTGTCGTCGATGTCGAAGTGGAAGACACGGTAGCCGAGTTCGTCGGCGCGCAGGATGACCTGCTTGCGCAGGTAGTGCCCGGGGGAGTCGGGGTTGGTGGTGGCGAAGAGCTGGGCGCCGGGGACGGACATGCGGCCGAGCAGCTGGGTCCAGAACGCCTCGGAGACGAGGGTGGCTTCGTCGACGTAGGCGCCGGCGACGGTGAGGCCGCGTAGCACCATCTCGGCGCGGGCGTCGGAGGCGCCGAGGACGTGGATGGTGCGGCCGAGGATCTTTGCGGTGGGTGCGCCGGCGGTGTAGGTCACCTGCAGTGCGAGGGTGCCGAACAGGGACGGGTCGGTGAGGGGCCCGAACACGTTACGGGCGATGGACTCACGGGTGCGGCCGATGACGACGAGTGCGCCACCTGCGGGGGGTTCGCGGCAGAACAGGAGCCAGGCGAGGAGGGAGCCGATGGTCTTGCCGGAGCGGATGCTGCCCTCCCACAGGCACAGCCGCGCGTCCGCCTGAGCGATGGAAGTGATCTGCTTGGGGGAGAGCGCGGCGACGACGGCCTGGGTGAGGCTCACGGGGCGTCCTGCAGGGTCTGCGCGGTGGCTTTGATGGCGTCGGCGATCTTGTCGAGCATCCCGACCGCGTCAGACACGCCACCGTCGCCATCGAGCTTCTCCAGGCGGTCGTAGGAGCCGATGGCGGTGGAGACGGCCTGCATGATCTTCAGCTGGTCGGCGTGCGGGGGCTGGTCGAGCTCGCGCTGCTCGTAGGTGTTGTCCTTGCCGCCGAAGTTGAAGATGACCGTCGGGGCGAAGAGCTGCTTGCGCAGGCGGGCGGCGTCTTCGAGGAGGTCGGCCTTGAGCTGGGCGCGGCGGGCTTTGACGTCGAGGACCTTGGCCTGGGTGGCTGCGGCCGTGTGGGAACGGTCCCAGGTCAGGGGCGGGTCCATGGCTTTGGCTTTGCGGGAGACGGAGCCCTTGTCGCGGCCGAGCTCTTTGGCGATGGCGGTCAGGGTGAGGCCTTGGCCGTGGAGCTCGCGCAGGCGGGTTTCCTGCTCGGTGGTCCAGCGTCCGGGTGAGGCCACGTGTCCTCACCGCCTCGCAGGATGGTTGGTGCCTGCCGGTGCTCGACTCCAGGGTCGGTGGCTCACGGCAGACCCCGGCACCAGGGTTCGGCGGTGGCTCTGAGTGGGACCCGGGTGGCCCGGCAGGCAGTTCGTGGGGGGAACGGCGAAGCCCTCAGCGGTGGAGGCTGAGGGCTTCTGGTTCAGGGCATAGTCGTACGCCCTTCGGATTTCACGATACACCACACGTCTGCAGGGAGGCCACAGGCGGCACACCACGCGCCCCTGCGGTGTCGCGGACGTCGCTGGTCCGGTAGCGGACGTCGCGGCCGGTGCCCTGCCGTGCCCAGCGATACCGGTGGGCCCAGACCCGGACGGTCGAGACGGGGATGCCCAGCATCGACGCGGCTCGAGCTGGCGTGACCCATTCGGTCCGGGAGCCCCAGCGTTCCCACTGTTCGCGGGGCACGGTGGATCCGCAGCGCGAGCAGGTCAGGTCGCCGTCGGCGAGGTCGGGGCCGGCGATGGTGGCGACGTACTCGCCGGTGCAGGCGACGTCGAGGCAGGGGCTGTTGGTGCGGACGGTGCGGGTGCCGCGCTTGGACAGACGCCTCAGGGTGGCGAGGTGCTCGCGGGCGTCGAGGCCGATGGCGTAGCGCAGGTGGGCGTCGGGGTGGTGTTCGAGGTGGTCGGTCCAGCGGGAGGCGAGGCGGAGCCGGCCGGGGGTCGAGTGTGGGATGGCACCGAGGCCGTCGAGCTCGTCGAGCAGGACGTGGGCGAGGAAGAGGGCCCAGTCGTCGACGGCGGTGATGGCGCTGCCCCATTCGTCGGCGTCGAGGAGGTCGGCGGCGCCTGGTGGTGGTTGGCTGCCGGGCTTGCCGGTGGGGCGGGCGGTGATGAGGCGTTCGAAGACGGCGGGGAGGGCGGCGACGGTTTCGTAGAGGGTGGCGGTCTCGTCGAGGACGGTGGCGAGGGGGAGGTTGTCGAGGCTCATGGGGTCTCCTCGGGGTCGCGGTGGGGTTCGGTCTTGGTGTCAGGGCATCCGGTGCAGACGAACCGGCGGACGGGGTCGCTGAGGTTGGTGTCCTCGACCCATTCGTGGGCGTGTTCGGGCGTCAGCTGGGTAGCGAGGGCCAGGAGCCGATTCACGAGCGCCATCAGGTGCGGCCGGGTGGCGGCTTGAACCTCGACGATCGCGGCGGCGGCCCGCAGGACCGCGGCGTCACTGGCCATCGGACGCCCCTCGCGTCAGCGCTGCGCGGAGGGCGTGGACTATGACGTAGGAGTCCTCGCCCTGGGTGTCGGCCAGCGCCTCGACGCGGGCCACGGTCGCCCGCGTGGCTTCCAGTTCGTCCAGCACCTCGCCGAACACGTCATACATCGCCGTGGCGCAGCCGTTGCACGGCTCACCCTCAGCGGGCTTCGCGCCGTCGTTGGGCTGGCCGCACAGGGTCTTGGCGGTCGGCTTGTGGATGACGTGCCACGTTGCGCTCACGACGACTCACCCGCCAGGGCGGCGCGGCCGAGGCCGGTCACGGTCGGCCGGTACGGGTCACCCTCGACGAGGCCGTGGCGGCGCAGGATCATCTCCTCCACGTCGTTCATCACGGGCGGGTAGCCGATGCTGATGAGCCAGAGCCGCTCGACCTGGCGGGACGAGAGCGCGGGGCCGGTGTAGGGGCTCACGACTTGGCCCGTCCCGTCAGCGCGTCCCGCAGCCGCTTCCCATCTGCCGGACCCATCTCCCAGGACAGCGCCAGTAGCGAGGCCACGAGGTCGCGCGCGGACGCCTCGTGGGAGTCCCGCTCACCCCGCAGCGCCTCCGCCTCGGCGCGGAGGTTGGCGTAGTAGGCGCCAGGATCAGCAGCGCCGGCAGCCGCCTGCGCCTCCCGGGTCGCCACGAACGGCGCCAGGGCGGCGAGGATGGCGTGGACTGTGCGGCTCACCGGGGCCAGGTCGGTGCCAACGTGGTCGGACATGGACGACATGACCAACGCATCGGTCATCGCCTCGCGTTCGTCGTCGGTCCACTCCACCCCGCTCATGAGGTCACCCCGGACCCCGCACCCACCATGCGGTCCCCACACGCGCGGGCCGTGGACTCAACGTTGGCCAGAGTGTCCGCGGCATACACCGCCAGGGCGTAGGCCTGCCAGATGTCGGCGCGGAAGCCGTAGAACCACCCGGGCTGGCTTTTGGTGCCTTTGCCGTGGTTGGGCTGGCCGGGGGCGAAGCGGTCGACGAGGGCTTGGCGGACGTTGGAGTCCTTGGCCTTGCTGCTGTGGCAGTGGTGGAGCTTGACGGGTTGGCGGTAGACCAGCTGCACGTCCTCGCCGCGCAGGTCTTCGACGAGGGAGGCGTAGCGGCCGATCCAGACGCAGGTCTCGAAGACTTCCTTGCCGACGGGCATGCCGTAGCTCGCGACCATCTCGATGACGGTGCGGTCGAAGGTGTGGACGCCTGCGGAGATCTTGCGGTAGAGCTCGCGGTTCTCGGTCTTGCCGAACTCCAGGGGCTCGCCGGTGTCGGCGTCGATGACGCACCACCCTGATTCGGTGTTGCCGGGGTCGATGGCCAGGATGCGCAAGGGTCAGTCCTCTCGGTCGTCGGCCCAGTGGGCCGGGCTGGGTGGCAGGTTGGCGGGTCGCCAGGGCCGGGGGTCTTCGGTGATGCGGGAGTAGTGCCCGACGAACGTCAGGTCCAGCTGCGTCGGACCCAGGTGCCGGTTCTTCGGGATCGCGACGTGCAGCTCGGAGGGGTCGGTCTCGCCGGTCAGGTCGCGGTGGAGCAGGATCACGGTGTCGGCCGCGTTCTCGATCTCGCCGGACTCGCGCAGGTCCGACATCTGCGGCTTCTTGTCGACGCGGGCCTCGGGTCCTCGGTTGATCTGGGCCAGGGCGATGACGGGGATGTCGAGCTCTTTGGCGAGGTTCTTCAGTCCGCGGGCGATGGCGTCGACCTGGACGCGGCGGTCGTTGCGTGGTGCCCCGCTCGGGGGGGTGATGAGGCCGAGGTAGTCGACGATGACGGGGCCGACGTCGGGGGTGGTGCGCTTCAGGGCGCGGACCTTCGCGCGGATCTGTGCCAGGGACAGGCCGGGTCGGTCGTCGATGGTCATGGGCAGGGACGCGAGGTGGTCCTTGGCGTTCTCCAGCGCCTCCCAGTCGTCGGCGGTGAGGCGGCGGCGTTGGATGCGGCCGCCGTCGACGGAGCCGATGTTCGAGAGCATCCGCAGGTGCAGCTGGGTGGTGGGCATCTCGAGGGAGAACATGACGGGATGGTGGTGGCGGCGAGCGGCGTCGAGGACGATGTCGCCGGACATGGCGGTCTTGCCGGTGGAGGGGCGGGCGCCGATGATGACGAGCTCGCCGGGTTTCCAGCCGGCGATGGCGTGGGTGAGGCGGGTCCAGGGGGTGGGGGTGCCGGGCTCTTCGGTGAGGGAGTCGAGGGCTTGCTGGACGGCGACGGGGTGGGGGGTGGTGGTGGTCTGGTCGGTGACGAGGGCGTCGAGGCGGGCGCGGGCGGTGTCGACCTGGTCGAGGGCGTCCTCGGTGGAGGTGGGTGTCTCCTGCGTCGTGGCGAGTTCGCGGCCGACGGCGGCGATGGTGCGCAGGGTGTGGGCGTTGCGGATGATCGTGGCGTGCCATGCGGCGTTGGCGGGGGTGGTGACGACGGTGACGAGGTGGTGCAGGTAGGCCTGCCCGCCGGCGCGGGCGAGGCTGCCTGTGGTGCGGAGGTGGTCGGCGACGGTGATGGGGTCGACGGCTTGGCCTGCGCTGGCCAGGTGGAGGGCGGCGGTGTAGATGTGCTCGTGGCGGGGTTGGTGGAAGTGCTCGGGGGTGAGCTGCTCGGTGACGTCGGCGAGGGCGGCGGGGGAGATGAGGATGGAGCCGAGGACGGCTTGTTCGGCGGTCAGGGTGGGGTCGTCCACCGGTGCGTCGTCCTGGTCGTGGAGGTGGTGGAGGGCGGCGGTCATGCTGGGTCACCGCCGGGTGGGTCGAGGTCGGCGTCGGTGATGCGGGGCAGGTGTGCCCATGGGTCGTCGGGGGTGGCTGCGCGGGCTTGTTCGGCCAGGAGGTGTTCGAGGTCGCCGGTCTCGTGGCAGCGGGTGAGCCATGCGTGGCGGGCGCGGACGTTGTGCTCGGTGAAGAGGGTGTCGAGGTGGCGCAGCCTCTCGTCCTCCTCTTCCCAGCCCAAGAGTGAGGCGGCGTGACTGAGAGGGGTGAGGGGAGAGAGGGACGGGTCGGGTCGGGACGGGGCACCGTCACCGCGGGAAGCGTTGGTCACGGCGTTACTACTGCCGTCTGTCACGTCGCTAGTCACACGGTTAGTCACGGCGTTACGGCGGCGGGTCGCACGCCACCTGGCCTGGCGTTCTTTGGCTGCGGCGCGCTCCGCCTGCACGTCGGACTTGGTCGGTTGGTAGTCGGTCCAGTCGTGGAAGCGGAAGCCTCCCGGAACGCTCTCCCACAGGCCTGCGGCGACGAGGCGGAGCGCCTGCGCGCGGGTTCCGAGCGTGTTGATGACGTCGTTGGAGACGAATCCGTCGGTGAGCTGCTGGGCGCAGTAGGACCCGGCGCGGACCCACAGGCCCATGGCCGGGTTGCCGGCGGCCATGACCTTGTGGTGGTAGGCGAGGGTGTCGTCGATCTTGAACCACGGCATCGGGGTCACGCCTCCTGGGGGACGGTCGGGGGTGGCAGGGGAGTCATGGGTTCCTCTCGGGGCAGGGTCTGGCTGTCTCTCGCCCGCCCGGGCCGGCTCATACCTGGTCCGGGCGGGCTGGGGACGGTCAGCCCTGGTGCCAGACGGAGTGGACGGTGTCGGTCTCGACGCGGGTGACAACGGCGTCGAAGGCGTCACGGAGGACGTCGTCGGGGCGGGTGAGTCGGTAGCCGAGGAGCAGCTGGCCGCCGTTGATGCGGTAGCGGAAGCGGGCCTGGACCTTGTAGGCGTCGCCGCGCTCGAACACCTGCAGGCCGATGGCGAAGGTGTCGGGGATCGCGAGGGCGCCCTTCTTGCCGGCCTGGGCGGTGGTGTCTTCCTTGTAGGTGAGCTGGGTCTCGCCGGAGGTGATGCGCTGGGAGGACTCGAAGTCGACCTTGGTGGTGGCCTGGAAGGTCTGGGCGAGCTCGAGCATGTCGGCGCCGGTGGGGTCGACGAAGTTGGGGAGGTGGTCTTCGATGAACTCGGCGAAGTCGGCCTGGCCCATGAGCTTGCCGTCGCGGCTGGTCCAGTCCTTCCAGTCGGGGGTGTGCTGCAGCTGGAGGGTGATGGCGTGGTCGCCGTGGCCGGCCGTGTCCTCGGCGTCTCCCATGTCGTTGATGCCCTTGTGGGCGTTGATGACGGCGCGGATGGTGCCGGTCTTGGCGTTGCCGTAGAGCTCGGTCTCGGGGAGGCCGTGCTTGTGGAGGGAGCCGATGAAGGACTCGACGACGGAGACGGTGACGTGGCCGGTCTTGCGGGCTGGGCGCTCGGGCAGGAGGCCGAGCTTGTCGCGCAGGTCGATGACGCGCTGTTCGCCGTGGCTGTCGCGGACGATGTAGAGGCCGCTGGGTTCGCCGTCGGGGTCGGAGACGAGGTAGGGGTCGACGGCTTCCTGGGCGGCGACGATGAGGTCGTAGTTTTCGGTGTTCTCGGGCATGGGTCAGTCCTTCTGGTGGTGGTAGATCGCGGTATCGATGGCGTCGATGAGGTGGTCGACGTGGTTGTGGGGCAGGCCCACGACGTCCAGGGCGTCCTGTAGGTGCTCGGTGAGTTCCTGGTGCTGGTCGTCGTCCAGGTCGTCGGGCTCGACGACGTCAGCCATCGGTGCCGTCCTTGACCTCGCCGGTGACCGGGTCCACACCCGGGGGTGCGGGGACCTCGCGTAGGGCCTCGAAGGCGAGCTGGTCGGGGTCGTCGCGCTGGAGGTTGCCGTCCTTGCCGACGAACCAGAGGCCGCTCGGGCGGTCGTGCTCGGGGAGCTTGATGGCGATCTTGTCGCCGACGACGACCATGCGGTCGTCCTTCTTCATGGGCTCGACGACGACGGTGAGGGTGACGGAGCCCTTCTTGCCGGTGTCCTTGACGCGGGCGATGAGGGTGTGGAGTGCCTCGCCGAGTTCGTCGTGGGTGCGGCCGCGGCCGTGTTCGCGGAGGAAGTCGGCGAAGGGGCGGATGCGTGGGGTGTCTGGCATGTGCTTCTCCTGGTGGTGGGTGTAGGTCAGAAGGGGGGCTCGTCGTAGGCGGCCTGGCCGCCGCTCATGGGCATGGCCTGCTGCTGCTGGGGCTGCTGCCAGGGCTGGTCGGCTTGCTGGCGGGGCCCGCCCTGCTGGGTGGGCTGGGGCTGGTAGGCCTGCTGCTGGGCGGGGGGCCGCTGCTGCTGGGCCTGCTGGCCGCCCCAGCCGCCGCCCTGCTGGCCCTGGTTGTTGCTGCTGGTGGCCTTGGCGGTCTGGGCGGTCATCCACCGCAGGTCCGGGCCGATGGCCTGCAGCTGCACCTGCTGGCCGTAGCGGTCCTTGCCGGTGTCCTTGTCCTGCCAGGTCTGGCCCTCGACGAAGCCGTAGGCGACGACGGCGTGGCCCTTCTGCAGGGTCTCGGCGATGCGTTCGGCGAGGTCGCGCCAGGCGGAGGCGCGCCAGAAGACGGGGGTGCCGTCTTCCCACTCGTTGGTCTGC containing:
- a CDS encoding phage portal protein; its protein translation is MPLPDNGATWPPKDYTDQLATMARWDAWYVGSPDALNKAYSAPAGRTRPSQYAGGLVGAAARLFWGRPVVGNRRPAQLHVPLAADLAQASSDLLYADPPTVTSDDEKTAEALQAYLDDATVQVLAEGAEIGAALGGRYHRVTWDRELADRPFISTVHYDAALPEFRYGRLVAVTFWRVVHRDTTLVVRHLERHELADGIGIVLHGLYQGTADSLGRAIPLTEHASTRHLAQSVNADGALTEGATPGLAVVHVPNMTPNRAWRTHPVGRNLGRSDFDGVEGLMDALDETYTSWMRDVRLARARLIVPEQFLTAHGPGRGASFDLDDEVITPMKMPLAEDGSAQITPQQFAIRVAEHQQTAQDLVEQILRSAGYSAATFGEDEEGAAATATETMARKGRSLLTRGRKVRLERPALQALFTKMLATDVAVFNRSGIDPTKVAVDFGDTVQDSPLQLAQTVEALERAKAVSVETKVRMVHPDWDDDAVTKEVERVTREHSLGALADPASPGLFG
- a CDS encoding PBSX family phage terminase large subunit, with translation MSLTQAVVAALSPKQITSIAQADARLCLWEGSIRSGKTIGSLLAWLLFCREPPAGGALVVIGRTRESIARNVFGPLTDPSLFGTLALQVTYTAGAPTAKILGRTIHVLGASDARAEMVLRGLTVAGAYVDEATLVSEAFWTQLLGRMSVPGAQLFATTNPDSPGHYLRKQVILRADELGYRVFHFDIDDNPHLDPAYVAQIKREYTGLWYRRFIKGEWVQAEGAIYETWDETRHVLSRDQLPVMDRILTVGVDYGDVHATRGYLLGVGPDPVNGGYRLYVLAEWAPSPRTIGEYSTDLRRWLADQPTAWQAPEWVAVDSAAAAFKRQLFHDGMVNVRNAHKNVLSGIRTVAGLLAVDKLVVADTCTHLIDKLPGYAWDPKATKRGETAPLKADDDEADALRYAVYTSRHDWADLVPLAPADAPDQDQEDHDAAA
- a CDS encoding helix-turn-helix domain-containing protein, producing the protein MASPGRWTTEQETRLRELHGQGLTLTAIAKELGRDKGSVSRKAKAMDPPLTWDRSHTAAATQAKVLDVKARRAQLKADLLEDAARLRKQLFAPTVIFNFGGKDNTYEQRELDQPPHADQLKIMQAVSTAIGSYDRLEKLDGDGGVSDAVGMLDKIADAIKATAQTLQDAP
- a CDS encoding helix-turn-helix domain-containing protein → MSLDNLPLATVLDETATLYETVAALPAVFERLITARPTGKPGSQPPPGAADLLDADEWGSAITAVDDWALFLAHVLLDELDGLGAIPHSTPGRLRLASRWTDHLEHHPDAHLRYAIGLDAREHLATLRRLSKRGTRTVRTNSPCLDVACTGEYVATIAGPDLADGDLTCSRCGSTVPREQWERWGSRTEWVTPARAASMLGIPVSTVRVWAHRYRWARQGTGRDVRYRTSDVRDTAGARGVPPVASLQTCGVS
- a CDS encoding replicative DNA helicase; translation: MTAALHHLHDQDDAPVDDPTLTAEQAVLGSILISPAALADVTEQLTPEHFHQPRHEHIYTAALHLASAGQAVDPITVADHLRTTGSLARAGGQAYLHHLVTVVTTPANAAWHATIIRNAHTLRTIAAVGRELATTQETPTSTEDALDQVDTARARLDALVTDQTTTTPHPVAVQQALDSLTEEPGTPTPWTRLTHAIAGWKPGELVIIGARPSTGKTAMSGDIVLDAARRHHHPVMFSLEMPTTQLHLRMLSNIGSVDGGRIQRRRLTADDWEALENAKDHLASLPMTIDDRPGLSLAQIRAKVRALKRTTPDVGPVIVDYLGLITPPSGAPRNDRRVQVDAIARGLKNLAKELDIPVIALAQINRGPEARVDKKPQMSDLRESGEIENAADTVILLHRDLTGETDPSELHVAIPKNRHLGPTQLDLTFVGHYSRITEDPRPWRPANLPPSPAHWADDRED
- a CDS encoding DUF2303 family protein is translated as MPENTENYDLIVAAQEAVDPYLVSDPDGEPSGLYIVRDSHGEQRVIDLRDKLGLLPERPARKTGHVTVSVVESFIGSLHKHGLPETELYGNAKTGTIRAVINAHKGINDMGDAEDTAGHGDHAITLQLQHTPDWKDWTSRDGKLMGQADFAEFIEDHLPNFVDPTGADMLELAQTFQATTKVDFESSQRITSGETQLTYKEDTTAQAGKKGALAIPDTFAIGLQVFERGDAYKVQARFRYRINGGQLLLGYRLTRPDDVLRDAFDAVVTRVETDTVHSVWHQG
- the ssb gene encoding single-stranded DNA-binding protein, translated to MANETPITLVGRLTADPELRFTPSGAAVVNLNIACNERKFNKQTNEWEDGTPVFWRASAWRDLAERIAETLQKGHAVVAYGFVEGQTWQDKDTGKDRYGQQVQLQAIGPDLRWMTAQTAKATSSNNQGQQGGGWGGQQAQQQRPPAQQQAYQPQPTQQGGPRQQADQPWQQPQQQQAMPMSGGQAAYDEPPF